The window TCTCCGGATCCGCTTTTCTTAAGCCCGCTATATCGAATGCAGTCCCATGATCCGGAGAAACCCGGATAAAATCCAGTCCCAAAGTTACATTCACTCCGAATTTTCCCTCCCACATCTTAAAAGGGATAAGCCCTTGGTCATGATAACATGCCAAAAACAAAGAGTATTTCGCTCTGGAAGTTTCACTGAACGCACCGTCTGCGGAGAGTGGATCAGTAACATCTAAACCTGCCTTTCTCATCTTGGAGATGATCGGCATTAGTATCTTCTTCTCTTCGTCCCCAACCTTTCCGCCTTCCCCTGCATGAGGATTCAAACCTAAGAATGCAATTTTACCTTTAGAGATCGGAGCGGAACGAATAGCAGAAATAAAACTGGAGATATGGATCTTTTTCAGGTAAGAAGGTACCTTCTTCAATGGAACATGAGTGGTTAAAGGAAGAACATTCAGTTCTTTTCCTGCCATAAGCATATATGTTTTTTTCTTATATACTTCCGCCAAATACTCGGTATGGCCTGTGAACTTTTTCACTCCGGCTTTGATCACCCATTCTTTACTTAATGGAAGTGTAATCAAGTTGCCGCCGATCTTCTTTTGGATACGGACCGCTTCTTCTAAACTTGCAAACGCAGCCTTGCCGGATAGGGCACTCGGTTTACCGATCACCAAAGATTTTTGTTCGGAAGAAGAGAGTGAATTCGTTCTCCAAAGATAAAGTCCTGGAGAAGATATGGAAAACGGATCTTTGATTTCCTGCCAACCGGGATAAGAAAGAGAAGAAGATGAACTGATGAGCAAGATTTGTCTTTGCTGGGAGAAGATGTTTAACTTCTCCCAAGACATTTGAAGAATTTCAGGCCCGATCCCACAAGGGTCACCCTCTGTGATAAGGATGGGAATCAAGGCCTATACCGGTGGATTTAAGCTTCCTTAGCTGCTGTTTGTTTTCCGAAAAGTCTTTCTAAGGTAAGAGAGTCCTTAGCATATTCCAATTCGATATGATCTTTGTTGGAATGTTTCAGGTCGCTGGAAATGATACAACGCCCTTCGAGCACCACTCCGTTTTGGATGATCAATTCCGGTGTGCGGATATCTCCCAAAATTCTAGATGTAGGAAGAAGCATCACTCTATTACGAGCGGTGATATTTCCGATTACGATACCTTCTATAATAACGCTGGCAGCAGTGATGTTTGTGCGAACCTTACCGGAAGCTCCGATATATAATTGTTCCGCTTGAAGAGATTTTCCTTCGAACTTTCCATCAATCTTTAAGGATCCATTGATGAAGAATTTTCCATTAAAGTAGGAATTTTCGCCGATTGTGGAGTTTGTAACTTCGGAGGAGTTCTTAACAAGTGCCATGAATTCTGAATCCTATAGACTCGGATCGAATAGATCCGGTGTAAACACAAGCTAAACGGCCCCCTGGGCATAGGAAAAG of the Leptospira dzoumogneensis genome contains:
- a CDS encoding PdxA family dehydrogenase, whose translation is MSWEKLNIFSQQRQILLISSSSSLSYPGWQEIKDPFSISSPGLYLWRTNSLSSSEQKSLVIGKPSALSGKAAFASLEEAVRIQKKIGGNLITLPLSKEWVIKAGVKKFTGHTEYLAEVYKKKTYMLMAGKELNVLPLTTHVPLKKVPSYLKKIHISSFISAIRSAPISKGKIAFLGLNPHAGEGGKVGDEEKKILMPIISKMRKAGLDVTDPLSADGAFSETSRAKYSLFLACYHDQGLIPFKMWEGKFGVNVTLGLDFIRVSPDHGTAFDIAGLRKADPESFLQCLEWVSGQVSAENDLRRSH
- a CDS encoding bactofilin family protein, which translates into the protein MALVKNSSEVTNSTIGENSYFNGKFFINGSLKIDGKFEGKSLQAEQLYIGASGKVRTNITAASVIIEGIVIGNITARNRVMLLPTSRILGDIRTPELIIQNGVVLEGRCIISSDLKHSNKDHIELEYAKDSLTLERLFGKQTAAKEA